DNA from Longimicrobiaceae bacterium:
CAGGGGAGGGCCCAGCGCTCCCGCAGCCGCTCGTACTCCGCGCGGGGGAGCTGCACCAGCACGGGCTCGCCGTCGGGAGCGAGCCAGCGCAGCACCTCTCGCATGTGGGGCGCAGCCATGGCGGTGCACCCGGCGGTGGGATGGCCGGGGCCCTTCCAGACGTGGAGGAAGATGCACGAGCCGGCGCCGGGCCGGGTCTGCTCGCCCCAGTTGTGCTCCACGATGGCGCCCAGGCTGTACTGGTCGTCGGACAGGCGCATCCGCTCCACTGTCCCCGTCCAGTCCTTCCGCACCGCGGCGCTGTCCACCACCCGGTTGTAGTACGCGGACTCCACGTCGTCCACGCAGCGGTGCGACTCGGTGGAGTGGATGTAGGGGAGGCGGATCCAGGGGACCTGCGAAGCGGACGGGTACCCGAACGCCGAGCCGATCCGGAACGCCCCCGCGGGAGCCCTCCCGTCCCCCTCGCGCTTGGTCGGCCCGGACGCGGGGGGCTGCGCCTCGTGCAATCCCGTCCCCCACGCCGTCCCGCTCCGCCCCACCACCACGGGGACCGGCTCCCCCACCAGGCGCCACTCCTCGCCCGGCGCGCTCCGCTCGAAGCGCCGCAGGGTGCCGCCGACCGAGTCCCACCCCGCCGTGGTCACCAGCAGCAGCTGCCGCGCGCCGCCGAGCGGCCCGCCGGGCGCCGTCCCCTGGGAGACGGCGGCGTCGGAGGACGCCAGCAGCGCGGCGAACGCCAGGACGGCCACGAGGAGCGCGGTGCGCATGATAAGGGTGGGGCGGGGAGAGGCGGAGCGCGAAGGCTACCGCTCCTTCTTCATCTCGCGGGCCGCTCGGCGCAGGGCGAGCAGGACGTCGTCACCGTAGGCGTTGCCCCGCCCCACCCGGACCTCGGCGGCGCTGGGGACCGCGTCCTCCAGGAGGTCCAGCGCGCGCCAGACCATCCCCGCGCGCCCCTCGCCAGCGTTGCGCGGGTTGGAGGCGGCCCTGCGC
Protein-coding regions in this window:
- a CDS encoding L,D-transpeptidase family protein yields the protein MRTALLVAVLAFAALLASSDAAVSQGTAPGGPLGGARQLLLVTTAGWDSVGGTLRRFERSAPGEEWRLVGEPVPVVVGRSGTAWGTGLHEAQPPASGPTKREGDGRAPAGAFRIGSAFGYPSASQVPWIRLPYIHSTESHRCVDDVESAYYNRVVDSAAVRKDWTGTVERMRLSDDQYSLGAIVEHNWGEQTRPGAGSCIFLHVWKGPGHPTAGCTAMAAPHMREVLRWLAPDGEPVLVQLPRAEYERLRERWALP